One Burkholderia vietnamiensis LMG 10929 genomic window carries:
- a CDS encoding co-chaperone GroES, which translates to MQIRPLYDRVIVKRIEQQRTTASGIVIPDSAAEKPEQGEVIAVGSGRLLQDGSQQPLQLKVGDRVLFGKYAGQTVKVDGEELLVMREEDVMGVLEAASPAARKAA; encoded by the coding sequence ATGCAGATTCGTCCCCTCTACGACCGGGTTATCGTCAAACGAATCGAACAGCAGCGGACGACGGCCTCGGGCATCGTCATTCCCGATTCCGCCGCGGAAAAGCCCGAACAGGGCGAAGTCATTGCAGTCGGCAGCGGCCGGCTGCTGCAGGACGGCTCGCAGCAGCCGTTGCAGCTCAAGGTCGGCGACCGGGTTCTATTCGGCAAATATGCAGGCCAGACCGTCAAGGTGGACGGCGAGGAACTGCTCGTCATGCGCGAAGAGGACGTGATGGGCGTGCTCGAAGCGGCATCGCCGGCTGCCCGCAAGGCGGCCTGA
- the groL gene encoding chaperonin GroEL (60 kDa chaperone family; promotes refolding of misfolded polypeptides especially under stressful conditions; forms two stacked rings of heptamers to form a barrel-shaped 14mer; ends can be capped by GroES; misfolded proteins enter the barrel where they are refolded when GroES binds) gives MTAKDVKFRDGARSQIVKGVNVLADAVKVTLGPKGRNVVIERSFGAPVITKDGVSVAKEIELKDRFENMGAQIVKQVASKTADVAGDGTTTATVLAQAIVQEGMKHVAAGMNPMDLKRGIDKAVGVVLEELRTLSRPISTHKEIAQVGAISANADDAIGKIIADAMEKVGKEGVITVEDGKSLDNELDVVEGMQFDRGYISPYFINDPEKQAAYLDDALILLHDKKISNIRDLLPILEAASKAGKPLLIVAEDVEAEALATLVVNAMRGILKVAAVKAPGFGDRRKAMLEDIAILTGATVISEETGKQLDKATLDDLGSAKRVEVRKDDTIIIDGAGDAARIDARVKSIRVQIDEATSDYDREKLQERVAKLAGGVAVIKVGAVTEVEMKEKKDRVDDALHATRAAVEEGIVPGGGVALLRARAALTDLKGANGDQDAGIRIVLRALEAPLRVIASNAGDEPSVVIAKVLEGSGNFGYNAATGEYGDLVEAGVVDPTKVTRTALQNAASIAGLVLTTDATVADAPKDERAEAAPSPELGY, from the coding sequence ATGACTGCAAAAGACGTGAAATTCCGCGACGGTGCGCGTAGCCAGATCGTCAAGGGCGTGAATGTCCTCGCCGACGCGGTGAAGGTGACGCTCGGCCCGAAGGGCCGCAACGTGGTGATCGAACGCAGCTTCGGCGCGCCCGTCATCACGAAGGACGGCGTGTCGGTCGCGAAGGAAATCGAGCTGAAGGACCGCTTCGAGAACATGGGCGCGCAGATCGTCAAGCAGGTCGCGTCGAAGACGGCCGACGTGGCCGGCGACGGCACGACGACCGCCACCGTGCTCGCCCAGGCGATCGTGCAGGAAGGGATGAAGCACGTCGCGGCCGGCATGAACCCGATGGATCTGAAACGCGGCATCGACAAGGCCGTCGGCGTGGTGCTCGAGGAGCTGCGCACACTGTCGCGGCCGATCTCGACGCACAAGGAGATCGCGCAGGTCGGCGCCATTTCCGCGAACGCGGACGACGCGATCGGCAAGATCATCGCGGACGCGATGGAGAAGGTCGGCAAGGAAGGCGTGATCACGGTGGAGGACGGCAAGTCGCTCGACAACGAACTCGACGTCGTCGAAGGCATGCAGTTCGATCGCGGCTACATCAGCCCGTACTTCATCAACGATCCGGAGAAGCAGGCCGCGTATCTCGACGACGCGCTGATCCTGCTGCACGACAAGAAGATCTCGAACATTCGCGACCTGCTGCCGATTCTCGAGGCGGCGTCGAAGGCCGGCAAGCCGCTGCTGATTGTCGCCGAAGACGTCGAAGCCGAAGCGCTCGCGACGCTCGTCGTGAACGCGATGCGCGGCATCCTGAAGGTGGCCGCGGTCAAGGCGCCGGGCTTCGGCGACCGGCGCAAGGCGATGCTCGAGGACATCGCGATCCTGACCGGCGCGACGGTGATCTCGGAGGAAACCGGCAAGCAGCTCGACAAGGCGACGCTAGACGATCTCGGCAGCGCGAAACGCGTCGAGGTGCGCAAGGACGACACGATCATCATCGACGGCGCCGGCGACGCCGCGCGTATCGACGCGCGCGTGAAGTCGATCCGCGTGCAGATCGACGAAGCGACGAGCGACTACGATCGCGAGAAGCTGCAGGAGCGTGTCGCGAAGCTCGCGGGCGGCGTCGCCGTGATCAAGGTCGGCGCGGTCACCGAAGTCGAGATGAAGGAGAAGAAGGACCGCGTCGACGATGCGCTGCATGCGACGCGCGCGGCGGTCGAGGAGGGCATCGTGCCGGGCGGCGGCGTCGCGCTGCTGCGTGCGCGCGCGGCGCTGACCGACCTGAAGGGCGCGAACGGCGATCAGGATGCCGGCATCCGCATCGTGCTGCGCGCGCTCGAAGCGCCGCTGCGCGTGATCGCGTCGAACGCGGGCGACGAACCGTCGGTGGTGATCGCGAAGGTGCTGGAAGGCAGCGGCAACTTCGGGTACAACGCGGCGACCGGCGAGTACGGCGATCTGGTGGAGGCCGGCGTCGTCGATCCGACCAAGGTCACGCGTACCGCGTTGCAGAACGCGGCGTCGATCGCCGGCCTCGTGCTGACGACCGATGCGACCGTCGCCGACGCACCGAAGGACGAACGCGCTGAAGCCGCGCCGTCCCCCGAGCTCGGTTACTGA
- a CDS encoding ferritin-like domain-containing protein: protein MTTDTTAAEENLMDWLRDAHAMEEQAETMLTSMAGRIDHYPDLKRRIEQHIEETREQARLIRGCIERRGGSVSTMKDVGAKTMAWVQGLAGMFASDEIVKGGMASYTFEHFEIAAYRNLIEAARFVGDRETMTICERILPEEQAMAAWLEHNMAGVVRTYLARDETDAPAKR, encoded by the coding sequence ATGACCACGGACACGACCGCAGCAGAGGAAAACCTGATGGACTGGCTGCGCGACGCGCACGCGATGGAAGAACAGGCTGAGACGATGCTCACGTCGATGGCCGGTCGGATCGACCACTATCCGGATCTGAAGCGGCGCATCGAGCAACACATCGAAGAAACGCGCGAGCAGGCACGCCTGATACGCGGCTGCATCGAACGGCGCGGCGGATCGGTGTCGACGATGAAGGACGTCGGCGCCAAGACGATGGCGTGGGTGCAGGGCCTCGCGGGCATGTTCGCCTCCGACGAGATCGTCAAGGGCGGCATGGCGAGCTACACCTTCGAGCATTTCGAAATCGCCGCGTATCGCAACCTGATCGAAGCGGCGCGCTTCGTCGGCGACCGCGAGACGATGACGATCTGCGAGCGGATCCTGCCCGAGGAGCAGGCGATGGCCGCGTGGCTCGAACACAACATGGCGGGCGTCGTGCGCACCTATCTCGCCCGCGATGAGACCGACGCGCCCGCGAAACGCTGA
- a CDS encoding manganese catalase family protein, protein MFIHNTRLQYTVRVDAPNPGLANLLLEQFGGPQGELAAAMRYFTQAVTEEDPGRKDMLFDIATEELSHLEVIGSLVAMLNRGAKGELAEAVDEQAELYRKLHGAGNDSHVTQLLYGAGTPLTNSGGVPWTAAYIDTIGEPTADLRSNIAAEARAKIIYERLINVTDDPGIRDALGFLMTREVSHQKSFEKALYAITANFPPGKLPPVEPYDRVYFRMQPDAAALVGPWNHGAGLEIRPGEPAVDGGTGIAEGMLEPEQADAIDAMSQRLASDRNSDPLTGAELGSGAPTPQPGAADEPDDA, encoded by the coding sequence ATGTTCATTCACAACACACGGCTTCAGTACACGGTGCGCGTCGATGCGCCCAATCCGGGGCTCGCGAACCTGCTGCTCGAACAGTTCGGCGGCCCGCAGGGCGAACTCGCCGCCGCGATGCGCTATTTCACGCAGGCGGTCACCGAGGAGGATCCGGGCCGCAAGGACATGCTGTTCGACATCGCCACCGAGGAGCTGAGCCACCTCGAAGTGATCGGCTCGCTGGTCGCGATGCTCAATCGCGGCGCGAAGGGCGAACTCGCCGAGGCCGTCGACGAGCAGGCCGAGCTGTACCGCAAGCTGCACGGCGCGGGCAACGACAGCCACGTGACGCAGCTGCTGTACGGCGCCGGCACGCCGCTCACCAATTCGGGCGGCGTGCCGTGGACGGCCGCGTACATCGACACGATCGGCGAGCCGACCGCCGACCTGCGCTCGAACATCGCGGCCGAAGCGCGCGCGAAAATCATCTACGAGCGGCTCATCAACGTGACCGACGATCCCGGCATCCGCGACGCGCTCGGCTTCCTGATGACGCGCGAGGTATCGCATCAGAAGTCGTTCGAGAAGGCGCTGTACGCGATCACCGCGAACTTCCCGCCGGGCAAGCTGCCGCCGGTCGAGCCCTACGACCGCGTGTACTTCCGCATGCAGCCGGACGCTGCCGCGCTGGTCGGCCCGTGGAATCACGGCGCCGGCCTGGAGATTCGTCCCGGCGAGCCTGCGGTCGACGGCGGCACCGGCATTGCGGAGGGCATGCTGGAACCGGAGCAGGCAGACGCGATCGACGCGATGTCGCAACGGCTGGCATCGGACCGCAACAGCGATCCGCTGACCGGCGCGGAGCTCGGCTCTGGCGCACCGACGCCGCAGCCGGGCGCGGCCGACGAACCCGATGACGCATGA
- a CDS encoding NAD(P)/FAD-dependent oxidoreductase, which translates to MTTTYPLHDALTRADAVFPAEADVVIAGAGIMGCAAAYYLALRGLKAVVLDKSRIAGQQSTRAWGFVRQQGRESAEVPLMMAGMRIWEGLEQTLGFDLEWRQGGCLYMADNEEDWASFQAWLAVAREHGLDTRTVTRAEIDGRVSGLSAHVRTLGGLYTASDGQAEPRRVAAAFAARAAEAGARFFEGCGVTAIETAGGAVVGVATERGTIRTRRVICAAGATSFRLLDGVGIRLPQHAVRGTCMRTNVLPAVSASTIWGHGLGIRQRRNGAINLADDMQVDVDLTVGHLRGLSLFWPEFWSHREKFRLHLNGAAWRDLSARVRGTIGPIEPRDPQPQPNPAHAPRALGKLKAIFPALKDAQIVEAWGGLIDVLPDGIPVIDAPEAPSGLAIATGFCGHGFAMGPIVGRLLAEWIDTGEPSLDLSAFRARRFVDGTMVRPRSML; encoded by the coding sequence ATGACGACCACTTATCCGTTGCACGATGCATTGACCCGCGCCGACGCGGTGTTTCCGGCCGAAGCCGACGTGGTGATCGCCGGCGCCGGCATCATGGGCTGCGCGGCCGCTTACTATTTGGCGCTGCGCGGACTGAAGGCCGTCGTGCTCGACAAGTCGCGCATCGCCGGCCAGCAGTCGACGCGCGCGTGGGGTTTCGTGCGGCAGCAAGGCCGCGAATCCGCCGAAGTGCCGTTGATGATGGCCGGCATGCGGATCTGGGAGGGGCTCGAGCAGACGCTCGGCTTCGACCTCGAGTGGCGCCAGGGCGGCTGCCTGTACATGGCGGACAACGAAGAAGACTGGGCGTCGTTCCAGGCGTGGCTCGCCGTCGCCCGCGAGCACGGGCTCGATACGCGCACCGTCACACGCGCGGAGATCGACGGGCGCGTGAGCGGACTCTCCGCGCACGTGCGCACGCTCGGCGGGCTATATACGGCTTCGGACGGCCAGGCCGAGCCGCGTCGCGTGGCCGCCGCCTTCGCCGCGCGCGCGGCGGAAGCCGGCGCGCGTTTCTTCGAAGGCTGCGGCGTGACGGCGATCGAGACGGCCGGCGGCGCGGTGGTCGGCGTCGCGACCGAGCGCGGCACGATCCGCACGCGGCGCGTGATCTGTGCGGCCGGCGCGACCAGCTTCCGGCTGCTCGACGGCGTCGGCATCCGTCTGCCGCAGCACGCCGTGCGCGGCACCTGCATGCGCACCAACGTGCTGCCCGCCGTGTCGGCGTCGACGATCTGGGGGCACGGCCTCGGGATCCGCCAGCGCCGCAACGGTGCGATCAATCTCGCGGACGACATGCAGGTCGACGTCGATCTCACCGTGGGCCATCTGCGCGGCTTGAGCCTGTTCTGGCCGGAATTCTGGTCGCACCGCGAGAAATTCCGGCTGCATCTGAACGGGGCGGCGTGGCGCGACCTCAGCGCACGGGTCCGCGGCACGATCGGGCCGATCGAGCCGCGCGACCCGCAGCCGCAGCCGAATCCTGCGCATGCGCCGCGCGCGCTCGGGAAGCTGAAGGCGATCTTCCCCGCGCTGAAGGACGCGCAGATCGTCGAGGCGTGGGGCGGCCTGATCGACGTGCTGCCCGACGGGATTCCGGTGATCGATGCGCCTGAGGCGCCGTCGGGGCTCGCGATCGCGACCGGCTTCTGCGGGCATGGCTTCGCGATGGGGCCGATCGTCGGCCGGCTGCTCGCCGAATGGATCGACACGGGCGAGCCGTCGCTGGACCTGTCCGCGTTTCGTGCGCGGCGGTTCGTCGACGGAACGATGGTGCGTCCGCGCAGCATGCTGTGA
- a CDS encoding potassium channel family protein produces MATPSDQRRSLRSRLRRAREPWQAPRVRTLFTRPATSPRRTLLFRLGAVVVLCMLAFLVLYLDRDGLRDSTKSTPMGVADLVYFTMVTVATVGYGDIVPVTARARLIDAFFIVPIRIGIWFIFLGTAYQFVIQRVIEEFRMKRLQKQLSDHIVVCGYGLSGSIAVRELLESGVDPATIIVIDSQQQALEAATSLGVTGLLGDPAHEDLLQQAQVRAAKAVIISVTDDPTAILLTLSVRSIAPETKIVVRIQENLYQRQLRQAGADVIVSSTKIGALLLADAVHSRYIVPFVNDMLSTRGRATLVERTALPHEVGCMTNVVPGAIVVGLDRCGKIHSFYEDPPCRIEAGDTLVVIQSARIPEGDG; encoded by the coding sequence TTGGCAACGCCTTCCGACCAGCGCCGTTCGTTGCGCTCACGCCTGCGTCGCGCGCGCGAGCCGTGGCAGGCGCCGCGCGTGCGCACGCTGTTCACGCGGCCCGCGACGTCGCCGCGTCGCACGCTGCTGTTTCGTCTCGGCGCGGTGGTCGTGCTGTGCATGCTGGCGTTCCTGGTGCTGTATCTCGACCGTGACGGCCTGCGCGATTCGACCAAGAGCACGCCGATGGGCGTCGCCGATCTCGTGTACTTCACGATGGTCACCGTCGCGACGGTCGGCTATGGCGACATCGTGCCGGTCACGGCGCGAGCGCGGCTGATCGATGCGTTCTTCATCGTGCCGATCCGCATCGGCATCTGGTTCATCTTTCTGGGCACGGCGTATCAGTTCGTGATCCAGCGCGTCATCGAGGAATTCCGCATGAAACGGCTGCAGAAGCAACTGTCCGATCACATCGTCGTGTGCGGATACGGACTGTCGGGTTCGATCGCCGTGCGCGAACTGCTCGAGAGCGGCGTCGACCCGGCGACGATCATCGTGATCGATTCGCAGCAGCAGGCGCTCGAAGCCGCGACGTCGCTCGGCGTGACGGGGCTGCTCGGCGATCCGGCGCACGAGGATTTGCTGCAGCAGGCGCAGGTGCGTGCTGCAAAGGCGGTGATCATCTCGGTGACCGACGATCCGACCGCGATCCTGCTGACGCTGTCGGTGCGCAGCATCGCGCCCGAGACGAAGATCGTCGTTCGGATCCAGGAGAATTTGTACCAGCGTCAGTTGCGGCAGGCGGGCGCGGACGTGATCGTATCGTCGACGAAGATCGGCGCGCTGTTGCTCGCCGATGCGGTGCACAGCCGTTATATCGTGCCGTTCGTCAACGACATGCTGTCGACGCGCGGCCGGGCGACGCTGGTGGAGCGCACGGCGCTGCCGCATGAGGTGGGATGCATGACGAACGTCGTGCCGGGGGCGATCGTGGTCGGGCTCGATCGCTGCGGGAAGATCCATTCGTTTTATGAGGATCCGCCGTGCCGGATCGAGGCGGGGGATACGCTGGTCGTGATTCAGTCGGCGAGGATTCCAGAGGGGGATGGTTGA
- a CDS encoding EAL and HDOD domain-containing protein, with protein MIQAWQRVLNQGASTFVARQPIVDRDGRTVAYELLFRNGHTATADVVDGFGSTAHVVERTVGALGLDTVLAGLDGYLNCTSHFLHSDVPQILTGPRFVLEVLESCELDESLKKRCNALRASGFRVALDDVAKLTPDIIAFLPAVDIVKLEWPAFDAPSARAMVGDLKRAGKIVVAEKIDSHEQWHAAIGSGCDMVQGFYFSRPQVMEARRLVPDLGQLVDLLNLLIEDAGDHRVIHALSDMPVLVAQVLRLANCSGNVNPKRTAIASLHHALAAIGTTRLFQWCSLLLYNHPDPETVCRDPLIALARQRASFMLDVALFESPNETAFAQTAYLTGMLSLLHVVYGRQQDEFAEELPLEPGMKAALTGRSGKLGELLGAAEIFERGRDSTSDGQGQR; from the coding sequence ATGATCCAGGCTTGGCAACGGGTACTCAATCAGGGCGCATCGACGTTCGTCGCACGCCAGCCTATCGTCGACCGGGACGGCCGGACCGTCGCCTACGAACTGCTGTTCAGGAACGGCCACACGGCCACCGCCGATGTCGTCGACGGCTTCGGCAGCACCGCACATGTCGTCGAGCGTACCGTGGGTGCGTTGGGCCTCGATACGGTGCTCGCGGGTCTCGACGGGTACCTGAATTGCACGTCGCATTTCCTGCACTCCGATGTGCCGCAGATCTTGACCGGTCCGCGATTCGTGCTCGAAGTCCTCGAATCGTGTGAACTCGACGAGTCGCTGAAAAAGCGCTGCAATGCATTGCGCGCGTCCGGCTTTCGCGTGGCGCTCGACGATGTCGCGAAGCTCACGCCCGACATCATCGCGTTTCTGCCGGCAGTCGACATCGTCAAGCTCGAGTGGCCGGCATTCGACGCGCCGAGCGCTCGCGCGATGGTGGGCGATCTGAAACGCGCCGGCAAGATCGTGGTTGCCGAGAAGATCGATAGCCACGAACAGTGGCATGCCGCAATTGGCAGCGGCTGCGACATGGTCCAGGGCTTTTACTTCAGCAGACCGCAGGTGATGGAGGCGCGCCGTCTGGTGCCCGACCTGGGGCAACTGGTGGATCTGCTCAACCTGCTGATCGAAGACGCTGGCGATCATCGCGTCATTCACGCGCTATCCGACATGCCCGTGCTGGTGGCGCAGGTTCTGCGCCTCGCCAACTGCTCCGGCAATGTGAATCCGAAGCGCACGGCCATCGCTTCGCTGCATCACGCACTCGCTGCGATCGGCACTACACGGCTATTCCAGTGGTGCAGCCTGCTGCTCTACAACCATCCCGATCCTGAGACGGTCTGTCGAGATCCGCTGATCGCGCTGGCGAGACAACGTGCTTCCTTCATGCTGGACGTCGCGCTCTTCGAGTCCCCGAACGAGACGGCCTTCGCCCAGACCGCTTACCTGACCGGCATGCTGTCGCTGTTGCACGTCGTCTACGGCCGGCAACAGGATGAGTTCGCAGAAGAACTGCCGCTCGAGCCGGGTATGAAAGCGGCTCTTACCGGGCGGTCCGGCAAGCTCGGAGAGCTGCTCGGCGCTGCTGAGATATTCGAGCGCGGACGGGATTCCACATCGGATGGGCAAGGACAGAGATAG
- a CDS encoding IS5-like element IS402 family transposase (programmed frameshift; IS402 and ISBcen20 are only about 92% identical at the nucleotide level, but their predicted transposase sequences are 99.6% identical. This BlastRule uses both transposase model sequences, but names based on similarity to IS402.): MAKPIIDDELWTLIEPLLPPPKPRREKNPGRLPVSNRAALTGILFVLKTGLRWRDLPAEMGCGSGVTCWRRLRDWQAAGVWDRLHELLLAKLRAADQIDFSRAAVDSSSIRAVGAGPKTGPNPTDRARPGSKHHIVTDANGTPLAAILTGANVNDVTQLLPLIDAIPPIRGLRGHPLQRPRVVYADRGYDSERHRRALRDRGIEPVIAKRRTEHGSGLGKYRWVVERTHAWLHHFRRLRIRFERRADIHGAFLKLGCCLICWNTLRRADQSL, translated from the exons ATGGCCAAGCCGATCATCGACGATGAATTGTGGACACTGATCGAGCCGTTACTGCCGCCACCCAAGCCGCGGCGCGAGAAGAACCCGGGCCGCCTGCCTGTTTCGAATCGCGCCGCGCTGACCGGCATCCTGTTCGTTCTCAAGACCGGACTACGCTGGCGCGACCTGCCGGCCGAGATGGGATGCGGCTCGGGCGTGACATGTTGGCGCCGGCTGCGCGATTGGCAAGCAGCCGGTGTCTGGGATCGCTTGCACGAGCTACTGCTCGCAAAGCTGCGCGCAGCGGACCAGATCGACTTCTCACGAGCCGCCGTCGATTCATCATCGATTCGCGCCGTTGGGGCAGGCC CAAAAACTGGGCCAAACCCCACCGATCGAGCGCGACCCGGTTCCAAGCACCACATCGTCACCGACGCCAACGGTACGCCGCTCGCCGCGATCCTGACCGGCGCGAACGTCAACGACGTCACGCAATTGCTGCCGCTGATCGACGCGATTCCGCCGATCCGCGGATTGCGTGGCCACCCATTGCAGCGGCCGCGTGTGGTCTACGCGGATCGCGGTTACGACTCCGAGCGACATCGGCGCGCGTTGCGCGATCGCGGTATCGAGCCAGTGATCGCCAAGCGCCGTACCGAACATGGCAGCGGCCTTGGCAAATATCGCTGGGTCGTCGAACGCACGCATGCCTGGCTGCATCACTTCCGTCGTCTCCGTATTCGTTTCGAGCGCCGTGCAGACATTCACGGCGCGTTCCTCAAACTCGGTTGCTGCCTGATCTGCTGGAATACCCTTCGGCGGGCCGATCAGTCTTTATGA
- a CDS encoding methyl-accepting chemotaxis protein: MGFGITLLLLMVTGGLAMLQASRIYGGTREIADNWLVSVQTLGEIRALANGVRRATLRSVLESEASAKNSQRSQHDAALASMKATMASYEKLVSSPEERQLFDSMGKAWSAFLASDAKLLALSESGDAGFGAARSLATGESATLFAQALDLIEQDVKLNRAGAGVATAEAATNYHSTLLLTGVLCGTALLLSVAVAWLITRSIVTPLGRAVGIAETVARGDLTSNIEVSGRDETSQLLLALRNMNARLQDVVGRVRSSSESIASGSAQIAAGNTDLSQRTEEQAASLEETAASMEQLTATVKQNTENARQGNTLAGNASEVAVRGGQVVAKVVDTMHDISHSSAKVAEIIAVIEGIAFQTNILALNAAVEAARAGEQGRGFAVVASEVRALAQRSASAAKEIKDLISQSVAKVEAGTSLVDNAGATMNEVVVAVKRVTDLMGEIASASVEQHTGIEQVNQAVMQMDEVTQQNAALVEEASAAAQSMASQSNALRELVSIFRLPDGMAVAASPTERAAEVQPRPKPAVRKTVQRKTEAAVVANESAASWQSF, encoded by the coding sequence GTGGGTTTTGGCATCACGTTGCTGCTGCTGATGGTGACGGGCGGACTCGCCATGTTGCAGGCATCGCGAATTTATGGGGGCACCCGCGAGATCGCCGACAACTGGCTCGTCAGCGTTCAGACATTGGGTGAAATCAGGGCGCTCGCCAACGGTGTCCGGCGGGCTACGCTCCGGTCCGTGCTGGAAAGCGAGGCTTCGGCGAAGAACAGCCAGCGCAGTCAGCACGATGCCGCGCTGGCCTCCATGAAAGCTACGATGGCCAGTTACGAGAAGCTCGTTTCTTCGCCCGAGGAGCGACAGCTTTTCGACAGTATGGGTAAAGCATGGAGCGCATTCCTGGCCTCCGACGCGAAACTTCTGGCGCTATCGGAATCGGGCGATGCCGGCTTCGGTGCGGCCAGATCGCTCGCCACCGGCGAGTCTGCAACGCTGTTCGCGCAGGCGTTGGACCTGATCGAGCAGGACGTAAAGCTGAATCGCGCGGGCGCGGGCGTCGCGACGGCCGAAGCGGCAACCAACTATCACTCGACGCTCCTGTTGACCGGTGTGTTGTGCGGCACGGCGCTACTGCTGTCGGTCGCTGTCGCATGGTTGATTACCCGTTCCATCGTCACACCGCTCGGTCGCGCAGTCGGCATCGCGGAGACGGTCGCGCGCGGCGATCTCACGTCCAATATCGAAGTATCCGGTCGCGACGAGACGAGCCAGCTTCTGCTGGCGCTGCGGAATATGAACGCGCGGCTGCAGGACGTGGTGGGGCGCGTGCGCTCGAGCAGCGAAAGCATCGCGTCGGGCTCCGCGCAGATCGCTGCCGGCAACACCGATCTCAGCCAGCGTACCGAGGAGCAGGCGGCCTCGCTCGAGGAAACCGCGGCCAGCATGGAGCAGTTGACGGCGACGGTCAAACAGAACACGGAAAACGCGCGGCAGGGGAACACGCTTGCCGGCAATGCTTCTGAGGTCGCGGTCCGAGGCGGGCAGGTGGTGGCGAAGGTCGTCGATACGATGCACGACATTTCCCATAGCTCGGCAAAGGTCGCTGAAATCATCGCCGTCATCGAGGGTATCGCCTTCCAGACGAACATCCTCGCACTGAACGCCGCCGTCGAGGCAGCGCGGGCGGGCGAGCAAGGTCGCGGCTTCGCGGTGGTGGCGAGCGAAGTGCGGGCGCTTGCGCAGCGAAGCGCATCGGCGGCCAAGGAGATCAAGGATCTGATCAGTCAGTCGGTGGCCAAAGTGGAGGCCGGCACGTCTCTCGTCGACAACGCCGGCGCCACGATGAACGAGGTCGTCGTCGCGGTAAAGCGTGTCACCGACCTCATGGGCGAAATTGCGTCGGCGTCGGTCGAGCAGCATACCGGCATCGAGCAGGTCAACCAGGCGGTCATGCAGATGGACGAGGTCACGCAACAGAACGCCGCGCTCGTGGAGGAGGCTTCTGCAGCGGCGCAGTCGATGGCATCGCAGTCGAACGCGTTACGCGAACTGGTTTCGATCTTCCGCCTGCCTGACGGGATGGCGGTCGCGGCCAGCCCAACGGAGCGAGCGGCAGAGGTCCAGCCGCGCCCGAAGCCGGCCGTGCGAAAGACGGTTCAACGCAAAACCGAGGCCGCAGTCGTGGCCAATGAAAGCGCCGCGAGCTGGCAGTCGTTCTAG
- a CDS encoding helix-turn-helix transcriptional regulator, giving the protein MSSSNSITVRGALNSAGAEVVRSMQLPSGIILSEWTGQNTLTEYKSSSENVLSVYLSGGENCAQVDGRHIVRRGFKSAVCLFPVGEGESQWRITERLNFLHIYFDLPNLEPSLIRSLRQPADAYRFREVFQEASPVISAAATSIAQADWNDDTLSLGIDSLMSWILLNAISRYAMADLERVDARGRLSAKQAEQIREYCNANLGEAVRLEHLADLVNLSRYHFLRKFKNTFDRSPHAFLTELRMHRAHDLLKHTDHKIMSIALECGYAQHSRFSTAFKRHYGYSPGAVRGK; this is encoded by the coding sequence ATGTCTTCTTCAAACTCGATTACGGTTCGAGGCGCGCTGAATTCGGCTGGGGCCGAAGTCGTTCGATCCATGCAATTGCCGTCGGGCATCATCCTGTCAGAATGGACAGGTCAGAACACACTGACCGAATATAAGAGTTCGTCCGAGAACGTGCTGAGCGTCTATTTGTCCGGTGGCGAGAATTGTGCGCAGGTCGATGGCCGGCACATCGTACGCCGAGGCTTTAAAAGCGCGGTCTGTCTGTTCCCGGTCGGCGAAGGCGAATCGCAGTGGCGGATTACCGAGCGCCTCAATTTCCTGCATATTTATTTCGATTTGCCCAATCTGGAGCCCAGTCTGATCCGGTCCTTGCGCCAGCCGGCGGACGCTTACCGGTTCCGCGAGGTATTCCAGGAGGCGTCCCCCGTCATCAGCGCGGCCGCGACCAGCATCGCGCAGGCCGACTGGAACGATGACACGCTGTCGCTCGGCATCGATAGCCTGATGAGCTGGATTCTGCTGAATGCGATCAGCCGTTACGCGATGGCCGACCTGGAGCGCGTGGATGCGCGCGGCCGGCTGTCGGCGAAGCAGGCCGAGCAGATCCGCGAATATTGCAACGCCAATCTCGGTGAGGCCGTGCGGCTCGAGCATCTTGCCGATCTGGTCAATCTCAGCCGCTATCACTTCCTGCGCAAATTCAAGAACACGTTCGACCGGTCTCCGCACGCATTCTTGACCGAATTGCGGATGCATCGCGCGCACGACCTGCTGAAACATACCGATCACAAGATCATGAGCATCGCACTCGAGTGCGGCTACGCCCAGCACAGCCGGTTCTCCACCGCGTTCAAGCGGCATTACGGCTATTCTCCCGGCGCGGTGCGCGGAAAGTGA